The sequence ATTGTGTCATAGAAATTGTTATTTTTGCAATGGAATTGTAGATTACTCATTAGTTTAACGAGGTTTACAATCAATCATGGTCCACATTGTTTGTTGGTCCCTGCTAAAGTTTTTTATGTATCTAATTCCTGTCATTCTTGTGTGACATGTTTCCGGCCCATGCAAAGTTTGTTAACGTACCTTCATAGGATTTTTAGTTTTGAGAAAAAGCGGATCCTGTCCAGTATGCTCATTTTGACATGATATGCATGTTTAATATACTGTTATGAAATTCAACGTATAAAACCTGAAATTTATTGAATATTGTCAAGTGATTTGGTAGTGCATATTTAAATGCCTTATTTATTTGGATAGTTAAGCATATTATAATTGTCTTTGATCTGAATATTACTTTATAGTTGGAATTTTCCCCATTTTGTGTAGCTGCATGCCTTAATCATCAATGGGTTTATGTTTTAAATGTCTTCTTAATTCAATCTGCATATTGCTGCGATTCACATAAAATTGATTTGTATTGTTAATAGCTAGCAATATTTTTCCCTCATGCTTGTGACGAATAACACTCCCAACTATAGGTAAACAAACTGAGCTCCTATTCCTTCTATGTTGGACTGTCACTATCTAGATAAATCTGCAGCTACCAATTTCGTGTTTAGCAAAGCAGTAAGGTTGATTTTCCAACTAAGAAGAAACACATTCTACAACAGCATTACTCATTGAATATCTCCATATGATCTATGAACTTAAAATTCCTTTGATATGCTTTCAAGACTTGCATCAGGTAAAACTACCCAAAGAGGTGTATTAGTTGTGTTTTTAAAGCAAGATACTCATATTGTATCCAAAACATCGCAAATCCCTCTTTGATAGTGTTATCCAGATTCTTTCTAGCCATTTGTGATAACCATAGTGTAATTTATTGATTGTAATTATTTCAAGAGTATAACTAATGGATTTTAATATGTCAATCTTGTGGCAAATCTTCACTTAAAAGGGTGCTTCAAGAATAATTAGACCATATATTCTGGGTGCTATCCAGCACATCACATCTGTGTTCTGAAACCTTCTTTGGGAACATCTCAGTGTATTTCTGGAGTGGTTCTACAAAGGGCGTGGCTTTTAGAACTTTGTTTAGAGTGCGGATGTTGATATGTGTTGGTTCAGAGCTAAAATTCACTCCCCTAGTAGCTGTTCTTTTCTTTAACAGTGTTTGGATTACTGGCCTGTGTCAAGATCTTAAAATGATTTTCTAAGATCAGCTACACCTTCTTCCCCTTTTTCTCTGATGAcctatgaaaatataaatttggtTCCCATTCTTTATGGTATTGGAAAATGCAGCATGCTCTTTCTAACAAAGATTGAACTTTTGAAGATATTAATCATTTGAAAGGGATTTTTATAGATTCCATAAAATAAAGTACCCTTAAGTCATGGTATTGTGCATTACGTGCCCTCAAATGTTGCAGAGTTTACTATATAGGACAAAGAATTTGGTGAAGAATCTATCAAAAAAGAATTTAGTGAAGAACACAGGAGCCTCAATGCTAAACTCTTTCTAGTAACTTTACTTGCATGTATTTCGTCTCATCCATTGATGCTATGCTTTTTTTCAAACtcttttttataactaaaatcaTTATGTCTTGTTGTCTTGTTCAATTCTAATAATCTTTGTGGCATTTTTATGCAGACCTCTGATTTATTACATCACTAGTGGCAATGGATGGCTCATCTCAGGTTACTGAACCTATTACTTCTGGGGGATTAGAATCTAACAATGTACAAAGTCATATACTAGATGATAATCAGCTTTTCCTCTTGTACTTCATCATGGGTACTTACTTTGGCCCGGATCTCAAAGGGGAGAGGCTTCAAAAGTCAGTTTTGCAAAGAATAGCTGAGGGACTTCCTCCATATACTTCTGATCATCTAGCTGGGACCCACATGAAAACAGTGGAAGTAGAACGGGTGTACTATTACGTACTTAGGAAGGCTGCTGAATCTGTCGCCGTAAAATTACCGTTGTTGTACCAGTTCTTTGAAGGAAATGTCCCTGTTCAGGGACAGGACCTTGCTGCCAATTACCCTCAGTTTCCCGATCTCTTTCCTCTGCAATTGCATCCTCATTCAAGGTtcaaaaatcaacataaaatCATTGAGAACATTGTATTTATTAACAACCCGGAGATCGTTTACATTAAGCCAGAGGATATTGAAAGGTTTAAGAGGCTAACTGGGCTGGAGGATTTTCTTTTGGATAGAGATGCAGCAAGGTTGCACACTTCTTTATATGGTTCTGGCTTACATAATGCAGCAGTGCAGGAGGATGAGTCTAACGGAGAGTTGCCTTCCCCAAGTTCTTCCCGTGGTTCTCGGAAAACGAGACGCATAGATGATATCCTCAACCCACAGGATCATCAGCAACATTTCCATTTTGTGGCACCTATCAGTAGTGTGCCATATAGTGGTAACCCTATGATGTATAGTTATATGGCTTCTTTGCCAACTAAAGATGATTCCAATCCCATGGAGAAAGTTGGTCCAGCTATGATTTTTCTTCCTTCTCACCCAACTAAAAAAGAGTGGACTAATATTGTAGCTGCTACCAAAAGTGGATTTGCATTGACTGGGAGTGCAGCCATGGGACAGGTGGGACCAGTTATAGGACTCATGGACATTGGGGAATGTGACGACTCATACCTCTTTCGTGTGTCTCTTCCAGGAGTGAAAAGAGATGAAAGTAAGTtactaattaggaaaaaaattacttatgaCATAGTTGCTCTCCGTGGTAGCTGTAAAATGTCTTTAGGACTGAGATTTTGTATCATGCATTCTAAATATATGAAACTCCTCTTGTTTATTTtgcattatatattttatagatttaGGAAATCTTAAGGAAtggaattttaatttcataGCAGTGTATAGGAAAATGGCACAACCCCCACCCCCCAATCTTTctgcttttatttttggtgatGTCTTCCTTGTATTGATGACTGAAAGTGCTAACTTGACATCAAAATCATCCAGTGTTTCCCTATTGCTCTTATAGCCTCTTGTTTCACCCTGATGGGTCTTACTATCAATGATTGATATGATTTTTCTCTCGCTGCAGGGGAATTTAGCTGTGAAGTTGAAATTGATGGCAAAGTATTGATACAAGGAGTGACAACGACAGGGGAGAAAACAGTGTACAGGTACTCCCAAGTGTTTGAAATGCAGACACAGAACCTGTGTCCACCTGGACACTTCTCCATCTCATTTCAGCTGCCTGGTCCAGTTGATCCTCAACAGTTCTGTGGTAATTTTGGCACTGACGGGGTTCTTGAGGGAATTGTGATGAAAGGGAGACATGAAAATGACCAATAACCTCATGTCTTGTTAAAATTCATCATCTTAATGAATTAGAGGGGTCACTGTATATTCTGTTTAGAAGTTCTAGGTTGATGAGTTTTGAGAACCATTGTATATCATCTCcatcttttgttaattttattttccttaaataTTGTTTTCCTGTTGGGATTTTGATGCGACAGTGGCTTAGTTTTACGCCTTCCATAACCTCCTTTCTTTGGCCCCTGATATACCCTACAACAAATCCAAACCCATGTCATAGAGGATTTCCGAAAGAATATTTGAGGATGAGTCATGGCTGACTATTCTTGTTTATACGAATACAAAAATTAGTAATAGAGATTAAGCATGTTGACGCTTATTTCTGGGTATCATCTCATTGTATAAGGTTTTTGTACCCAAACTCAGGTGCTCTACCCCATTCAACAAAGTATGTCAACCCTTTGATGCACATGCGATTTCTGGCAAAAGTCAGCATATGATTTTCTTGGCGCTTAGGAAATTCCCAATTAAAGAAAAGCAACAGTAAAATTGTATCGCATAGAAGGAAGACCCCACTCAAAAGGATTACCTAAATAATGcatgcaaaaaaaaactttcaagagtttgtgtagCCCTTATCCTTAAAAAGAATGTTTTAGAAGTGTCTTGGGCTCATTTTGATTGTCATCTCCAAGAAGGCAATTTGGGTAGGTTTAACCACTCAGGTTCTACCGAACAAAACTCTCCGATGTCAAATGAACTGGGTCATGGAAGAATTACACAAATATCTTCTCAGCATTTTCATTACAAAGGTATTAGTTCCCAGCCTACTGATTGGCACTAGATTATGTTGGTAGAAAAGTTGCATCTCTATCTTACAAGATACAAAGCACCTTGCCTGCACGGGCAGTCCAGGCCTTCGATGACAATTTCACATAATTCCAACATCCCAACTGCTACTATTACTTCCTATTAGCTAGATGGAAATCATCTTGCATaggcaaagaaagaaacaaatccATAGAACGAGAAAACTATTGTTTCATTTGTGCTCATCAAAGATGGAGGCATTacttttaagttaaatttctatTCATTCATCTTAAGTAACAAGTTTTGGctaaaacaagaaagaaataaaacaagCAAGAAATAAACTCCAGCTCAATCCAGCCCAATCAAGATTGGCTATTCTTCTCAAGCATAGTTATCTACATAAAGTTTGCTTGTCTTTAGCTCAAATCTTGATCGATTGAACTTCTTCATTACTAAGACGTCCCTAAACAGTGCGTTGACATTCCCCAGATATCTTGAGAAACAACAACTctgccaaaaaaagaaaaaaaaaaaagaggtaagcAAAAAACAGATGAACATGAAATGCGAAACGGAAACAATAGTCTTAGAAGGacaagaataaaagaaaaaaatattatttttatgttcaaaACATATCAAATCCACCTAAACATTAAGTAAGACTCATCTTTATGTTTACGAAAAGTTCGAAATGCCTCACTGCATTAGAGGATATTTTGACTGACAAGTGCAGGAACTCATGTaagattttttaaatcaatatagcaTGCTCAGGtttctcatatatattttaaagggGAGGGAAAAATCCACACAAGGGGTTGGAGGCTTGGAGCATGTTATTGCAAGCTTCTTGTTATTCCTTCCCCGAGAAAACTTTCTCAGAGCCTACAGCTCGATCCATCTTAAGTCCAAGATATTTAGATCGTCCTTTTACTTGGTGTTGCTTTTGCTAAACCCAAATGTAGAACTCAAAAGGGCACAACCTCCAGCAGTGACAACTCCAAAGTAAAATGgcatattttttgtgtttataccTCTCTTAATCTAAAAAGAGAATGACAAAAAACTAGACTTTAAGGTGTCAAGGGATGAATAGTCAACATAACAACTAGAGTTCTGACTAGAATAAAGCAAGCCAAATTTATCATGAgaaaaaaacattgtagcatGAGAATTATCCATAAAACTACAGCTAAATTTATGAAGTGAAATAAATGCCATGTCATGATAAATGAGAAGGTCATAAAATTTGGCTTATCAAAAAGAGAAGAATGTAAAAATTTGGTAATCTAAATCACCATAGTTCCAATTTTCATCAGAAAAATCTAAGACAagatacaattttatttatttatttatttttatagttggATGTGGAGACTTAAACCCTGAATGTCTCTATTggaaataccaaaaaatgctagttgagctacaaggctcttggcaagaCATAAGACAAattttgaggggaaaaaaaaaggaaggaaaagtgAAATTAAAGCAAAAACACTGATCTTTGCTATAACATGTTTAAATGACCACTTAACTATTTCAGCTTTCATACACAACCCAGCAATAAATGGAAAAGAATACTTACGCTACTCAGCTTCCATGCAACAGCTACTAATGATCTGAGGGCGATGGCTGTTGGTCTGGTGCCTGTGGCCACATCTGTTGAGCCATGTAGGCATGCGACTGTTGAGCATACATAGCTGGGTCCATCACAGGCTTACCCATGATCATCCCAGGAGTCCCAACCTGTGGAGCATGCTGAGATGGCATATAGCAGTAAGGGAGAGCATCAGCAGGCCCTCCAACAGGCATTGTTCCTCTTGGGATTGATGCAAGCACTTCATCTTTCAGATCCTCCCTTGGCACAATGTCAACCAAGAAATCAAAGATATCAGTCCTTGTGATTGCTGCTGCAATGTCATTCTTTTGAAGTGTCCTCCTTTTGTTCTCTTCTGTGTGATTCCAAGATCGCAAGGTCAACTCCAAGATGAACATTTCGCATGCCCTGGCAAATATTACGGGTGCCTCAGCTGATATCATTCTTACATCCTCATCAGCCTTCATAATCTTTTTGATCCTTGCCAAAGGAAGGCTATGGTTCTTGAAATCAGTCACCTTCTCAATTTCTTGGTACTGATTAGCCCAAAAGGTTTGGAGTTGTTGCTGaagttgctgttgttgttgctggTGGATGTGCTGGTAAGCAAGTTGGTGTTGTGCAAGCTGAGCTCCAGAAGGCTGACTTGTAGATTGAATAGCCCCGACTGATGTAACGACTGATCCATGAGCCGGTGCCCCAGTCATTTGACCAGTCTGATATGGGTTAGTGGCATATGGTAATTGAGCTCCGCTACCAATCACTCCCATAGATGGGGCCTGGCTATGTCCTTGCTGATCCATTCTGATCAAACTAATAACACAAAACTTAATTCCTTCAATTTAATACAACcataacaaaacatataaattagaattaggcacatattttgaaatgaatagtcaatatgatataattttatttaatattaaatgcATGAATGGAATTTGCATCAACAAGtgtaaaatctttttttttaaatggtaagTTCCACAAGCATCTAGTGAGCTTGAACCgcaacctcaccctccacctagcaCTTACAAGAAGGaaggtgccagttgagctagagctcattggccaCCAACAAGTGTAAAATCTACCTTGTCAACAAGGCAGTAGACTCTTAACTTTATCATTCCCAATAATGAAAGacatcaaacaaataaaaatttgattctGAATTCAtcaaaattacaagaaaattcgTCAAAACAACAAACCTCTTGATTTATCATTCAGAACCAAGCAGAAGCTCCTAGGTGCAGATATATAAACAATGATATGCAcagaaaaatagtaaatgggTGGACATTATGagcttctattttttgggtagatgaaattttttttgagattcaATACAAAGGTTGGAAATTTATACCCAACAAAGCATAAGCATTATACAAAAATAGGCCTTTCTACACTTTCACTTCAAACCAGGATTTACTTACCTCACAACCTGTACAAGAGATCTTCCATCTATTAATCATGAGGAGAAGCAGACAATATCTAACAGATTAAATTTAAACCTAACAATGATATGACTATTATTGAATCAAACAGCACAAGCCCCATTATAGCTCAAAAGGCTACCAAATTTACCTATGCCACAAAGATTCACATTCCCAAGAAACATAACCCAAAAAGAGTGTCATACAGAATAAACGCACACATGAACACaaacatacacaaacacatacatCTTTGCATGTAAATATTAGAGAAAGATATAAATTTGGAACCTTTTTCAGAAGGATATAAGCTGTGTTCTTCAAGATTAAGGACCTgacaaaagaaaggaaagaaatttATGTATCAGAAAAATCTTTCCAGAGATCTGTTCTATACAACAGGAATTTTTATGGGTCGaagctatttttggaaaattgtcAGTATACAAAAAGATCCCAAATTGGTTTTCATCCCAAATttagggtttcaaaaaaaaaacaatttatttattttttgttagaaaaaaaaaaaatgatcaatgTTAGTTTTCTGGGAACGAACCTaagaagaaagcaaaggaaGAAAGGTAACGAAAAAGCTGAGTGTGTTTTTCGATTCTGACTTTAATACTGTCACAACCGAACTTTTATGGGTACCTTTGTTATTTCTGACTATATTACCCTTCAGAAAAAAGTTGCATATTTTTACCTCCATTAATAgctagtttttagtttttactttctTCCATTGTAACACTCTTtccaaataacaataatattttaacaattttgttagttgtccaattttgaaaaaatatgtgaaactagtatctcgagtttttaaaactcgagatttaattggaactcgagtttttaaaacttgagacCCAAGTGGTAGAAGCTgacatgaaaaaaatttcatgtagaactcgagttttagaaactcgagttccaccatTTTTTCCTTTCGCTTAGacctcgagttttagaaactcgagttccaccatTTTCCCCTTTAAGATCATCCTTCGTCTTCCTCGTGTTCTTCTCAGACAGACCCATCGTTCTTCTTTGTACAAATCGTCCAATCGAAGCTCCAGTGTTTTGGGTTCTTCCCTCTGTTCTTCATCGTCAGATCGTTCTGGggtttcttcatcatcttcgttCTATTTTTCTTGTACTGGGTTCTTCCTCGCGTTCTGGggtttcttcatcatcttcgttCTGTTCTTCTTCTACTGGGTTCATCTTCGTTCTGTtcttgttgtttaatttttgatCGGTTCGGGCTTCATCTTCTTCGTTCTggatttctctcttcttcaaagTTCTGCTGGGTTCGCAGCTCGTTTCTTTCGTAgaactcgagtctaagagactcgagATTTATGTGACATTTCTTGACATTTCTATCTAAGTCATCAGTACAAagcgagtctttgagactcgagttttaaaatagaactcgagtttctaaaactcgagacgCTAGTTTGTTAATATGTTTCAAACATGTGTTAACTTACTATATTGCCCTCCCTCACTATGCTAGTTTGAAAATCCCCTCTCTTCCATTGTTAACACTAGCTCTTCTAAACTCTCTTGTCAAAATTATatctcttattaaaaaaaaaagagagttaaatctcttcaaaccaataaaaaataatgaaaagagaaaaagagtggttaatatcaatttgtaaaacaaatttttaaataaagtagaTGCAATTTTCTGCCATAATCAGAGCTTTTAACACTTATCATAATTTTGATGTCTTATTcacttcttcctttttcttaaGAAATACATGAGAATACAAGTTACataatgtttttaatattttattatttcaaaataattatttaataatttattattttatttatctcttTCAAAAAGTCAAAGTAACTTATTTTAAGAAGTAcacataattattttaaattagcTTTTTCTACATTAATGACAAATCATTTATAGGTatattttctctatattttcataatatataatttctctatATGAAAGCACGAGATTACGAGagataattaaatatttaatattcctTAGCTTTAGAGATACTTGCTAACAAGGccttttgaaattatattgcttattttgttaaaaaataaaatataattaggCATTTTGGggcaatataaatatatattattttttaaaaaaaggtaaaagatgaatattttaaagaataaaaaaatttccaaaaagagaggaaaagaaagaaatgaatgagGAAGCCACATTTGTAGTTAAGCATTTTTggtaggggtgtcaatgtttgACCCAACTTACGAATACAACACGGGTTTTTGCTAGTTAGGATTGGGTCTTAacgggtttgggtcataaacaaCCTGAtaagaaacgtgtcataagTAGGTCAATCTGCACGATCCGCAATAGACATTTTTGACACGTCAATTTATCAGTGTCAACCCGAAATAAGCCTTTTAAttcgtataacaaataaatattcattttattttatgtttatgaaataccttttatatccaacttctactttaaacttaaaaagaaaagtgggtAATTACAAATACTTACAAgtgatataattgtaaattgaaactttataaACACTAGTCATGATCAATTTACTATTTGCACCAACtctttcaatattgatacttaACAATTGGCGAGTTTTgtgaatattatatttttgttgaactatgttattttaaatttaggttgaagtgtatgcatttcttttgaaaagtaaagaacttatttcaatatgaatgttatattttcatTGAACTGtgttattttgaatgtgggttgaaaATTTGAAGTGTATGCATTACTTTCAAGATGTAAAGAAATTATTTCTATATGAATGTTATATTTGATATTAAGCAGGTTAAAATGGGTTGTCTTACattcgtgtcaacccaacaTGACTCCATTTATTAAACGTGTCAAGTGGGTCGGGTTGTATCAACCCACTTCATTAACAGGTTAGGTTAGGGTTAAAAAgtcatgacacgattattaaatgggctAGATTTGAGTTGAGAcatttagtcgaatacccctATATTGACATGACACGAACCCAACTCGTTAACCtgaattgacacccctaattTTTGGACAATGAGCTTTTATTGAGTTTAGGTATAGACAAGATCTTGTCGAATATGGGAACTTAGTTTGTTTAGTTCCATTTGTTTTTTGcccaaaagaaagagaattgtGTCTTCCTACAATTGGCCCTATAAACTTGGAGTGGAGATATTTAGCAagaattaatttaacaaaagcAATTATGAAAACCTGCTTTCCTTAGAACCCATCGACGGTGGGCAAATCAAACCAACCATAACTTTGTCTTGCACTGATCACATTTAGGAACTTTTGTGTGATTTGGGATGTGTCAAGCTTACACATGTGATTCCTTGATAGTTGATACTAATGATTTACTTTTTTGtcttaacaataacaaccagtaacaacctaccacttatgATTCGTTgtaaaatgttatgaaaatattgtgaacatatcatttttctttacaGAAAGCACGAACTTGAGTGTTTTAATAACTAATAGCCCCTTGACTTGTTTGGCTCATGAATGGCTAAGGGTCATTAATATTTTGGATCATCCACTTAAAGTGGAT comes from Castanea sativa cultivar Marrone di Chiusa Pesio chromosome 3, ASM4071231v1 and encodes:
- the LOC142629617 gene encoding increased DNA methylation 2-like; translated protein: MDGSSQVTEPITSGGLESNNVQSHILDDNQLFLLYFIMGTYFGPDLKGERLQKSVLQRIAEGLPPYTSDHLAGTHMKTVEVERVYYYVLRKAAESVAVKLPLLYQFFEGNVPVQGQDLAANYPQFPDLFPLQLHPHSRFKNQHKIIENIVFINNPEIVYIKPEDIERFKRLTGLEDFLLDRDAARLHTSLYGSGLHNAAVQEDESNGELPSPSSSRGSRKTRRIDDILNPQDHQQHFHFVAPISSVPYSGNPMMYSYMASLPTKDDSNPMEKVGPAMIFLPSHPTKKEWTNIVAATKSGFALTGSAAMGQVGPVIGLMDIGECDDSYLFRVSLPGVKRDEREFSCEVEIDGKVLIQGVTTTGEKTVYRYSQVFEMQTQNLCPPGHFSISFQLPGPVDPQQFCGNFGTDGVLEGIVMKGRHENDQ
- the LOC142627792 gene encoding nuclear transcription factor Y subunit C-3, coding for MDQQGHSQAPSMGVIGSGAQLPYATNPYQTGQMTGAPAHGSVVTSVGAIQSTSQPSGAQLAQHQLAYQHIHQQQQQQLQQQLQTFWANQYQEIEKVTDFKNHSLPLARIKKIMKADEDVRMISAEAPVIFARACEMFILELTLRSWNHTEENKRRTLQKNDIAAAITRTDIFDFLVDIVPREDLKDEVLASIPRGTMPVGGPADALPYCYMPSQHAPQVGTPGMIMGKPVMDPAMYAQQSHAYMAQQMWPQAPDQQPSPSDH